One genomic region from Rubidibacter lacunae KORDI 51-2 encodes:
- a CDS encoding GAF domain-containing protein: MSADPGLRALTGRLIRSLRRDRLVQATTDELLHHLSSDRVLLYFFYRQWEGQVTFESLSDPQYSILGSTGPDDCFGDRYAEDYLAGRVRAIADVETEPIAECHRTFLLDLQVRANLVVPVLTERGLWGLLVAHHCCEPRLWSAEHIAAMQRGAKNLAAAPSVALS; this comes from the coding sequence ATGTCTGCCGACCCCGGACTGCGCGCGCTGACCGGTCGCTTGATTCGTAGCTTGCGTCGCGATCGCCTCGTCCAAGCCACCACCGACGAGTTATTACACCACCTCAGCAGCGATCGCGTCTTGCTTTACTTCTTCTACCGTCAGTGGGAAGGCCAGGTTACTTTCGAATCGCTCAGCGATCCGCAATACTCCATTCTGGGCTCCACCGGCCCCGATGATTGTTTTGGCGATCGGTATGCCGAAGATTACCTTGCCGGCCGCGTGCGCGCGATCGCCGATGTCGAAACCGAACCGATTGCCGAGTGCCACCGTACCTTTTTACTCGACTTACAGGTGCGTGCAAACCTCGTCGTCCCCGTGTTAACCGAGCGCGGGTTGTGGGGTTTGCTCGTCGCCCATCACTGCTGTGAACCGCGCCTGTGGAGTGCCGAGCACATCGCTGCCATGCAAAGGGGTGCCAAAAACTTGGCAGCAGCTCCGTCGGTTGCACTCAGCTAG
- a CDS encoding methylmalonic aciduria and homocystinuria type D protein: MLPHDRSNDECPSNRTDWAYRTSDCLAATAVEVYVRLPGAYVLRNLQHLLPSWTAPTIWNAIVLQQAELSLVQPTPQVNAEKDRLRERFLALGRSLSEGLRARRYGIEIVDPRTGYPHLGRRGDRRHDDVTAVATALNFEVDGDVCSYLVHPEWGAAVYPSVLFSAADSTILQPLFHAAARASGWVEADANELVLYTAPASRST; this comes from the coding sequence ATGTTGCCGCACGACCGGAGCAATGATGAATGTCCGAGCAATCGGACTGACTGGGCGTACCGCACGAGCGATTGCCTAGCGGCAACTGCGGTAGAAGTTTACGTGCGATTGCCTGGTGCTTACGTGCTTCGCAACCTCCAGCACCTCCTGCCAAGTTGGACGGCTCCGACCATTTGGAACGCAATCGTGCTTCAGCAGGCCGAGCTCTCTCTTGTCCAGCCGACCCCTCAAGTCAATGCCGAGAAAGACCGATTGCGCGAGCGCTTCCTCGCCCTCGGACGCTCCCTCTCCGAGGGGTTGCGCGCCCGTCGGTATGGCATTGAGATCGTAGATCCGCGCACGGGCTACCCACACCTCGGCCGGCGCGGCGATCGCCGCCACGATGACGTGACTGCCGTAGCCACTGCCCTTAACTTCGAGGTCGACGGCGATGTTTGCTCCTACCTCGTTCATCCCGAGTGGGGAGCAGCAGTCTACCCCAGCGTGCTGTTTTCTGCTGCTGACAGCACTATTCTCCAGCCATTGTTCCACGCTGCGGCCAGAGCAAGCGGGTGGGTGGAAGCAGATGCGAACGAGCTCGTTCTCTACACTGCTCCTGCGAGCCGGTCGACTTGA
- a CDS encoding thioredoxin family protein has protein sequence MVKTASTMLDLGTPAPNFHLPDTVSGDTISLETFAGKPALLVIFMCAHCPFVIHVQGELARIGKDYAKRNLGIVGISANNVETHPDDAPDKLKAMVEHLGFNFPLCYDASQVTAKAYTAACTPDFFLFDGDRKLIYRGQLDDSRPGNNAPVNGKDLRAAIDAVLAGRPVATHQKPSIGCNIKWKPGNEPSYFG, from the coding sequence ATGGTTAAGACGGCTTCGACGATGCTGGACTTGGGCACCCCCGCCCCTAATTTCCACCTGCCGGACACCGTTTCTGGCGACACCATTTCCCTGGAAACATTTGCCGGTAAACCGGCTTTACTAGTCATTTTTATGTGCGCCCACTGCCCGTTTGTCATACACGTGCAAGGCGAGTTGGCGCGCATTGGCAAAGATTATGCTAAACGGAACTTAGGGATTGTTGGAATCAGTGCCAACAACGTCGAAACCCATCCGGATGATGCTCCCGATAAGCTCAAGGCAATGGTTGAACACCTCGGTTTCAACTTCCCGCTGTGCTACGACGCCAGCCAGGTAACTGCCAAAGCCTATACGGCTGCCTGTACGCCCGATTTCTTCTTGTTCGACGGCGATCGAAAGCTTATTTACCGGGGACAGCTGGACGACAGCCGCCCCGGCAATAACGCACCCGTCAATGGCAAAGACCTGCGTGCGGCGATTGATGCCGTCCTGGCAGGTCGGCCGGTTGCAACCCACCAAAAGCCCAGCATCGGCTGCAATATCAAGTGGAAACCCGGCAACGAGCCGTC